The Mesobacillus jeotgali genome window below encodes:
- the aroH gene encoding chorismate mutase: protein MIRGVRGAITVKDNDEQEIISAAERLLKEAISSNDIAPNDVASIFISATDDIDAAFPARALRNLDGWTYVPVMCMQELSVPGSLQKCIRIMVHFNTEKTQKEIQHIYLEEAAGLRPDL, encoded by the coding sequence ATGATTAGGGGTGTAAGAGGAGCTATTACAGTAAAAGACAATGATGAGCAAGAAATCATTTCTGCTGCTGAAAGACTTTTAAAAGAAGCAATATCCTCCAATGATATAGCGCCGAATGATGTTGCTTCGATTTTCATTTCTGCTACTGATGATATTGATGCAGCCTTTCCGGCAAGGGCATTACGAAATTTAGATGGCTGGACATATGTTCCGGTCATGTGCATGCAGGAATTATCTGTTCCCGGCTCGCTGCAGAAGTGTATCAGAATCATGGTCCATTTCAACACTGAAAAAACACAGAAAGAAATCCAGCATATATACCTTGAAGAAGCTGCTGGACTTAGACCGGATTTATAA
- a CDS encoding YpiF family protein, whose amino-acid sequence MKWVAADVEMYQKAAEYVDTVIVPLLPVSFGDDMKQNASMAEFIGILTSQLEKQFRGRIFLLPDFVYIKENEGSLNALKDWENTLLDKQFKHIFYVTSDSRWRQQEKELTGNVLWLPSLSLEHMQEQQKVAIVDDQVKQLLSLFTEKWEEE is encoded by the coding sequence ATGAAATGGGTGGCAGCAGATGTAGAAATGTACCAGAAAGCTGCTGAGTATGTTGACACAGTGATCGTCCCGCTTTTGCCGGTTTCTTTTGGTGATGACATGAAACAAAATGCTTCGATGGCGGAATTCATTGGGATACTTACATCACAGCTGGAGAAGCAGTTTCGCGGAAGGATCTTCCTTTTGCCTGACTTTGTATACATAAAGGAAAATGAGGGAAGTTTGAATGCCCTTAAGGACTGGGAGAACACTCTATTGGACAAGCAATTCAAACATATTTTTTATGTGACGTCCGACAGCCGCTGGAGGCAGCAGGAGAAAGAGCTGACGGGAAATGTCCTATGGCTTCCTTCCTTGTCGTTGGAGCATATGCAGGAACAGCAGAAAGTTGCCATTGTGGATGATCAGGTGAAGCAATTATTATCTTTGTTTACAGAGAAATGGGAAGAAGAATAA
- a CDS encoding DUF1405 domain-containing protein: protein MKRLYPLLGNRSVLWLLFWVNVLGTAYGYYWYKWQLIDTPPRFLLFVPDSPTASLFFVFVLGAFLMGRNWPLMEALAIVSLVKYGLWAVVMNLMVFFVSGQLDWIGLMLMASHFAMAVEGVLYAPFYRIKAWHLIVAAVVVLHNEIIDYVFGMMPRYHTLDLYMDQIGYFTFWLSIFSIAIGYYFGLRPERFSLSLKR, encoded by the coding sequence ATAAAAAGATTATACCCTTTACTAGGGAACAGGTCCGTACTGTGGCTGTTATTTTGGGTGAATGTTTTAGGGACTGCTTACGGGTACTACTGGTACAAATGGCAGCTTATCGATACACCACCGCGTTTTCTTCTTTTCGTCCCGGATAGTCCAACCGCAAGCTTGTTCTTTGTCTTCGTTTTAGGGGCATTCCTGATGGGGAGAAATTGGCCCTTAATGGAAGCGTTGGCTATCGTAAGCTTAGTCAAGTACGGCCTTTGGGCAGTAGTTATGAACTTAATGGTTTTCTTTGTTTCAGGACAGCTCGATTGGATTGGGCTCATGCTGATGGCCTCTCATTTTGCGATGGCGGTGGAAGGTGTGTTATACGCTCCTTTTTATCGGATAAAAGCATGGCATCTGATTGTCGCTGCAGTTGTCGTTCTTCATAATGAAATCATTGATTATGTTTTTGGAATGATGCCAAGGTACCACACGCTAGATTTATATATGGATCAAATAGGGTATTTTACCTTCTGGCTGAGTATTTTCTCAATTGCTATTGGCTATTATTTCGGTCTGAGGCCTGAGCGATTCTCCCTTTCGCTAAAAAGATGA
- a CDS encoding ubiquinol-cytochrome c reductase iron-sulfur subunit, protein MSKHRVSRRQFLNYTLTGVGGFMAAGMLMPMVRFAVDPVLKGEDAGDFIATPLKIAEITNEPQKVNFSFTQKDAWYESEETGTAWVFKNEGGEIVALSPVCKHLGCVVDWNTDKKNPNMFFCPCHYGLYEKDGTNVPGTPPLAPLDVYPTKEKDGFLYVGKAEPRKGA, encoded by the coding sequence GTGAGTAAGCATCGTGTTTCAAGACGTCAATTCTTAAACTATACTCTAACAGGTGTAGGCGGTTTCATGGCTGCAGGGATGCTGATGCCAATGGTTCGATTTGCCGTCGATCCTGTACTTAAGGGTGAAGATGCGGGAGATTTTATCGCGACTCCATTGAAGATCGCAGAAATCACAAATGAACCGCAAAAAGTCAACTTTTCATTCACACAAAAAGATGCATGGTATGAATCCGAAGAAACTGGAACTGCTTGGGTGTTCAAGAACGAAGGCGGGGAGATTGTTGCCCTGTCACCGGTATGTAAACACCTTGGTTGTGTCGTAGACTGGAATACGGATAAGAAAAATCCGAACATGTTCTTCTGTCCATGCCACTACGGCCTTTACGAAAAGGACGGTACAAACGTGCCGGGCACACCGCCGTTGGCACCATTGGATGTATATCCAACAAAAGAAAAAGACGGGTTCCTTTATGTAGGAAAAGCCGAACCACGAAAGGGGGCGTAA
- the qcrB gene encoding menaquinol-cytochrome c reductase cytochrome b subunit produces the protein MLNKIYDWVDERLDITPLWRDIADHEVPEHVNPAHHFSAFVYCFGGLTFFITVIQILSGMFLTMYYVPDIKNAWESVYYLQNQVAFGQIVRGMHHWGASLVIVMMFLHTLRVFFQGAYKKPRELNWVVGVLIFFVMLALGLTGYLLPWDMKALFATKVTLQIAEAVPLIGPYIKTLLSGHSTIVGAQTLTRFFAIHVFFLPAALLGLMGAHFLMIRKQGISGPL, from the coding sequence TTGTTAAACAAAATTTACGATTGGGTAGATGAGCGTTTAGATATTACGCCTTTGTGGCGCGATATCGCAGACCATGAGGTTCCTGAGCACGTTAACCCGGCGCACCACTTTTCTGCGTTCGTGTATTGCTTTGGCGGTCTGACGTTTTTCATCACTGTCATTCAGATTCTATCCGGGATGTTCCTGACAATGTATTACGTACCGGATATCAAGAATGCTTGGGAATCTGTTTATTATCTTCAAAACCAGGTAGCATTTGGACAAATCGTCCGCGGTATGCATCACTGGGGTGCGAGCCTTGTAATCGTTATGATGTTCTTACATACGCTTCGCGTGTTCTTCCAGGGCGCTTATAAGAAACCTCGTGAATTGAACTGGGTTGTCGGAGTTTTGATTTTCTTCGTCATGCTGGCTCTTGGCTTAACAGGCTACTTGCTTCCATGGGATATGAAAGCATTGTTCGCAACTAAGGTTACATTGCAAATTGCAGAGGCTGTTCCATTGATCGGGCCTTACATTAAGACATTACTTTCCGGACATTCAACGATCGTTGGTGCTCAAACCTTGACTCGTTTCTTCGCGATCCACGTATTCTTCCTGCCTGCTGCACTTTTAGGCTTGATGGGAGCGCACTTCCTGATGATTCGTAAGCAAGGTATTTCTGGTCCATTGTAA
- a CDS encoding zinc metallopeptidase, with protein sequence MSTLIYFALIILIPLWAQFKVKGAYKKYSQVASSSQMTGAEVARKILDDNGLYNVGVEETRGYLSDHYDPRSKVVRLSSNNFFGHSVAAAAIAAHEVGHAIQDAEDYSFLRFRHALVPVANLGSNFSWILILIGIFAQLSGLLLLGILFMAAAVVFQLVTLPVEFNASNRAMDQVVSAGIIRNDEERETKKVLNAAALTYVAAAAVAVLELVRLVMIYTGMTSED encoded by the coding sequence ATGTCTACGTTAATTTATTTTGCGCTTATTATTTTGATCCCATTATGGGCTCAATTCAAGGTAAAAGGAGCATACAAGAAATATTCACAGGTCGCTTCTTCATCCCAAATGACGGGCGCAGAAGTGGCCCGTAAAATACTTGATGATAACGGTTTATACAATGTTGGTGTCGAGGAAACCAGGGGTTACCTGAGTGATCACTATGATCCGCGTTCAAAGGTTGTCCGTTTATCTTCAAATAACTTTTTCGGCCATTCAGTCGCAGCAGCTGCAATTGCTGCTCACGAAGTAGGCCATGCGATTCAGGATGCTGAGGACTATTCTTTCCTTCGTTTCCGTCATGCGCTTGTTCCGGTGGCGAATCTGGGTTCGAACTTTTCATGGATCCTGATCCTGATTGGGATTTTTGCTCAATTAAGCGGATTGCTTTTACTTGGTATCCTTTTCATGGCCGCTGCTGTTGTGTTCCAACTGGTTACTCTGCCGGTCGAATTTAACGCATCAAACCGGGCGATGGACCAAGTGGTGTCAGCCGGAATCATCAGAAATGATGAAGAAAGAGAAACGAAAAAAGTACTGAATGCCGCTGCTTTAACATATGTAGCAGCAGCAGCTGTTGCAGTGCTTGAACTTGTTCGACTAGTAATGATTTACACAGGGATGACTAGTGAAGATTAA
- the aroA gene encoding 3-phosphoshikimate 1-carboxyvinyltransferase: protein MSVKTLLTNRTSLEGQVKVPGDKSISHRAVMFGSLADGITRIENFLPGEDCLSTISCFRQLGVEIIQNGSDVTVKGKGTDGLNKPEETLYVGNSGTTIRLMMGILSGLPFKSTLEGDESIARRPMTRVTLPLAKMGARIMGRNNGEFTPLTVEGQKLTGITYELPIASAQVKSAILLAGLQAEGETVVIEPVKTRDHTERMIKQFGGEVERNGDAVKVTGGQLLKGTEINVPGDISSAAFFLVAGAVVPGSDIILRNVGLNPTRTGIIDVLKAMGADFSIDAYEGESAEPAGDIRIKHSKLKGTIIEGDLIPRLIDEIPVIALLATQAEGKTVIKDAGELKVKETNRIDTVVNELKKLGVEIEATDDGMIIQGQQGLDGGTVSAHGDHRIGMMLSIAALLCKRDVVLEQSESIAVSYPGFFEDLYSLLGK from the coding sequence ATGTCAGTTAAAACTCTTTTAACAAATAGGACCTCTTTGGAGGGGCAAGTTAAAGTACCTGGTGATAAATCTATCTCGCACAGAGCAGTCATGTTCGGGTCACTAGCCGACGGAATCACCCGGATTGAAAACTTCCTGCCCGGAGAAGATTGTTTAAGCACTATTTCCTGCTTCCGGCAGCTCGGTGTTGAAATTATCCAGAATGGAAGCGATGTGACGGTCAAAGGAAAAGGTACGGATGGGCTGAACAAGCCTGAGGAAACGCTGTATGTCGGAAATTCGGGAACAACCATACGGCTGATGATGGGAATTCTTTCAGGTTTGCCATTTAAATCCACTCTTGAAGGCGATGAATCGATCGCCAGAAGGCCGATGACCAGAGTGACTCTTCCACTCGCTAAAATGGGAGCCAGGATTATGGGCAGGAACAATGGAGAATTCACCCCGCTGACAGTAGAAGGCCAAAAATTAACCGGAATTACATATGAACTGCCGATAGCAAGTGCGCAGGTGAAGTCAGCGATCCTGCTAGCAGGGCTTCAGGCTGAAGGCGAGACTGTAGTAATAGAACCAGTGAAAACAAGGGACCATACAGAACGGATGATCAAGCAATTTGGCGGAGAAGTCGAACGCAATGGGGATGCCGTAAAGGTAACCGGAGGGCAATTGCTAAAGGGCACTGAGATAAATGTTCCTGGTGACATTTCATCTGCCGCCTTTTTTCTAGTCGCAGGAGCAGTTGTTCCAGGCAGTGACATCATTCTGCGAAATGTTGGCCTAAATCCAACAAGAACAGGTATAATCGATGTGCTAAAAGCGATGGGAGCCGATTTCTCGATCGATGCTTATGAGGGTGAATCAGCAGAACCAGCTGGAGATATTAGAATCAAACATTCCAAATTAAAAGGTACGATCATTGAAGGTGACCTGATTCCTCGTTTAATTGATGAAATTCCGGTCATTGCCCTTCTTGCAACTCAGGCCGAAGGAAAAACGGTCATAAAGGATGCAGGGGAATTAAAGGTAAAGGAAACAAATCGGATTGATACCGTGGTCAATGAACTGAAGAAACTTGGAGTAGAGATAGAGGCTACAGATGATGGCATGATCATTCAAGGGCAACAAGGCCTGGATGGAGGCACTGTATCTGCACACGGGGACCACCGGATTGGGATGATGCTGTCTATCGCCGCCCTTCTTTGTAAAAGGGATGTCGTCCTTGAGCAAAGTGAATCAATCGCCGTTTCTTACCCGGGATTTTTTGAAGATTTGTATTCCTTGTTGGGAAAATAG
- the hisC gene encoding histidinol-phosphate transaminase: MRWKEQLLKLKPYQPGKSISEVKRQYGLTEIVKLASNENPFGSSEKVENVIAGYAGKFSMYPDGYATELRTHLADHLGVKEGQVILGNGSDEIIQMIARGLLKPGTKTVMAAPTFPQYKHNGIIEGCEITEIPLIDGAHDLDEMAAAIDERTSVVWLCSPNNPTGIYIKEEELTAFMARVPSDVLVVLDEAYYEYVTAEDYHDSLRLLKQYKNLIILRTFSKIYGLASFRVGYGIAHEETITALEPVREPFNVNTLAQAAAIAALMDQEFVDGCKKENRAGLEQFYQFCDRAGLTYYPSQGNFILIDFKKDGQEVFQFLLERGYIVRSGTALGFPTCVRITIGSKEQNQGLIQVIKEYLSVDTVLNK, translated from the coding sequence ATGAGATGGAAAGAGCAGCTTTTAAAGCTAAAGCCGTACCAGCCTGGAAAGTCGATCAGTGAGGTGAAAAGGCAGTATGGTTTAACCGAGATTGTCAAACTGGCATCAAATGAGAATCCATTTGGTTCTTCAGAAAAAGTGGAAAATGTAATTGCAGGCTATGCCGGTAAGTTTTCAATGTATCCTGATGGTTATGCAACCGAACTTCGTACTCATTTAGCAGACCATTTAGGTGTAAAGGAAGGCCAGGTCATTCTTGGCAATGGATCGGATGAAATTATCCAGATGATTGCCCGTGGGCTTCTTAAACCCGGAACAAAAACTGTGATGGCAGCTCCCACATTTCCACAGTATAAACATAATGGAATTATCGAAGGCTGTGAAATAACGGAGATCCCATTAATTGACGGTGCACATGATCTGGATGAGATGGCCGCTGCCATTGATGAACGGACATCGGTTGTCTGGTTATGCTCTCCGAATAATCCAACGGGCATTTATATCAAAGAGGAAGAGCTGACAGCATTTATGGCACGTGTACCAAGCGATGTGCTTGTCGTTCTTGATGAGGCCTACTATGAATATGTGACCGCAGAAGATTATCATGATTCATTGCGGTTGCTCAAACAATATAAAAATTTAATTATCCTGAGAACTTTCTCGAAAATATACGGTCTTGCCAGCTTCAGAGTTGGGTATGGAATTGCTCACGAAGAAACAATTACAGCACTTGAGCCTGTAAGGGAGCCTTTTAATGTAAACACCTTGGCGCAAGCCGCGGCAATTGCAGCTCTAATGGACCAGGAGTTTGTGGATGGATGCAAAAAGGAAAACAGGGCTGGATTAGAGCAGTTTTACCAATTTTGTGATAGGGCTGGATTGACATATTATCCGTCACAGGGAAACTTTATCTTGATCGATTTTAAAAAGGACGGTCAGGAGGTATTCCAATTCCTGCTTGAAAGAGGCTATATCGTCCGTTCAGGTACAGCACTTGGATTTCCTACATGTGTAAGGATTACAATTGGCTCAAAAGAACAGAATCAAGGTTTAATTCAGGTCATCAAAGAATATTTGAGTGTGGATACTGTATTAAATAAATAA
- a CDS encoding tetratricopeptide repeat protein encodes MVEVKEITNYIENGQLEKAMAAYKEILEKGSDEEKFLLSEELFRFGFMEETGALIESLLKNYPDEGELHVLLAETQIEMGNEEEAMLTLERVNENDPSFPQALLLLADLYQMEGLFEVSEKKLHEAKRILSDEPVIDFALGELYAHQGKLVEAIQYYETVLKTHEEIGGVNINQRLAEALSAGGSFEEALQFYEKALEQKLENNTLFGFAFTALQAGYNKTAIEKFEELKALDPEYHSLYLYLAKAYEREEMVEEAFEAVKQGIDQDEFNKDLYFYGGKLALKIPDEEAAEKLLRESIAIDPGFMEGVLVLNKLLLKQERYEDVLELVRAADIHEEEEEPQILWDEAVAYQQIEDFSQSLNKYQLAYTFFKDNKEFLTDYGYFLIEEGKMADAAEIFSKLVEKEPGNEEFRELLERLTENQ; translated from the coding sequence ATGGTCGAAGTAAAAGAGATAACAAATTATATTGAAAATGGTCAACTTGAAAAAGCAATGGCTGCCTATAAGGAAATTCTTGAAAAAGGCAGCGACGAGGAAAAATTCTTACTTTCCGAGGAGCTATTCCGTTTCGGTTTTATGGAAGAAACAGGGGCTTTGATTGAAAGTTTATTGAAGAATTATCCCGATGAAGGTGAACTCCATGTGTTGCTCGCCGAAACCCAGATTGAAATGGGCAATGAGGAAGAGGCCATGCTTACGCTTGAAAGAGTAAATGAAAATGATCCTTCTTTCCCTCAAGCGCTGCTTCTATTGGCTGACCTGTATCAGATGGAGGGTCTGTTTGAAGTAAGCGAAAAGAAGCTTCATGAAGCTAAAAGGATTTTATCGGATGAGCCTGTGATTGACTTCGCTTTAGGTGAGCTATACGCTCACCAGGGAAAATTGGTTGAAGCGATTCAGTATTATGAAACCGTTCTTAAGACACATGAGGAAATTGGCGGAGTGAACATCAATCAGAGATTGGCAGAAGCTTTAAGTGCGGGCGGATCGTTTGAGGAAGCTCTCCAATTTTATGAAAAAGCGCTTGAGCAAAAACTGGAAAATAATACTTTGTTCGGTTTTGCTTTTACAGCGTTGCAGGCAGGCTATAATAAAACAGCGATCGAGAAATTCGAGGAACTTAAGGCTCTTGACCCTGAATATCACTCCCTTTACCTTTATCTGGCCAAAGCCTATGAGCGAGAAGAAATGGTAGAAGAGGCGTTCGAAGCTGTAAAACAGGGAATCGATCAGGATGAATTCAATAAAGATTTATATTTTTATGGCGGCAAATTGGCCCTTAAAATCCCCGATGAAGAAGCAGCTGAAAAATTGCTTCGAGAATCAATTGCCATTGACCCGGGGTTCATGGAAGGGGTCCTTGTCCTTAATAAACTGCTCCTCAAGCAGGAACGCTATGAGGATGTGCTGGAACTGGTGCGGGCAGCTGATATCCACGAAGAGGAAGAGGAACCTCAGATTTTGTGGGATGAGGCAGTAGCTTACCAGCAAATTGAAGATTTTTCACAGTCATTAAACAAATACCAACTAGCATATACTTTCTTTAAAGACAACAAAGAATTTTTGACAGACTACGGATATTTTTTAATTGAAGAAGGAAAAATGGCCGACGCTGCCGAAATTTTTAGTAAGTTAGTTGAAAAAGAACCTGGCAATGAAGAATTCCGTGAGTTATTGGAACGCTTGACGGAGAATCAGTAA
- the ypjB gene encoding sporulation protein YpjB yields MRAKYLLFFTVLLLLIAPFAAYAEPKSPVEELDNISDQALQMVKLHRYDDANRLLNHFSEEFLAVAGDGRPFSMDELRIITVAHDEAVEAVANTDLGHAERMNRVTKFRLVIDAIASTHQPLWTEMEGPIMTVFNDMKAAAYEGDNDGFHSNLNSFLSLYNVIYPSMKIDITPERIQKVDAKISFIDQYRPQVLEAASSQEELEALESDLQNIFDDMTEDEADPSLWWVMISTGSIIILTLSYVGWRKYKGDNDKKRNVQKEHKN; encoded by the coding sequence ATGAGAGCAAAATATCTATTATTCTTTACGGTGCTTTTATTATTGATCGCACCGTTCGCAGCATATGCAGAACCAAAGTCGCCTGTTGAGGAACTGGACAATATATCAGACCAAGCTTTACAAATGGTCAAGCTTCACCGATATGATGATGCAAACAGATTGTTAAATCATTTCTCAGAAGAATTCCTTGCAGTCGCAGGGGATGGTCGTCCATTTTCTATGGATGAATTGCGGATTATTACTGTAGCACATGATGAAGCTGTCGAAGCAGTGGCTAACACTGACTTGGGACATGCTGAAAGGATGAACAGGGTTACAAAATTCAGGCTTGTGATTGATGCTATTGCCTCCACTCACCAACCGCTTTGGACTGAGATGGAGGGACCTATCATGACGGTCTTCAATGATATGAAGGCTGCTGCATACGAAGGAGATAATGATGGATTTCATTCGAATCTTAATTCATTCCTGTCATTGTACAATGTCATTTATCCAAGCATGAAGATTGACATCACACCGGAAAGAATCCAAAAGGTTGATGCTAAAATCAGCTTTATCGACCAGTATCGGCCACAGGTTCTGGAAGCAGCCTCCAGCCAGGAAGAACTGGAAGCACTTGAGTCGGACCTGCAGAATATCTTTGATGATATGACGGAGGATGAAGCGGATCCGTCACTCTGGTGGGTAATGATTTCTACTGGAAGCATCATCATTCTTACATTGTCCTATGTGGGATGGAGAAAATATAAAGGGGACAATGATAAAAAAAGAAATGTGCAAAAAGAACATAAGAATTGA
- a CDS encoding prephenate dehydrogenase, translating into MEGRVLIIGLGLIGGSLAMCIKEEHPKAELIGFDADVNQMDIAMMLGVIDRAAGSIEREATMADLIIIATPVQTTGSIIECLAGLQLKKEVIVTDTGSTKAYISKKATCLSEKGINFIGGHPMAGSHKSGVAAAKKILFENAFYLLTPETVVSRETVDRLKKWLSGTRAKFLDVSPEEHDFLTGVVSHFPHIIAASLVHQASRADEGNPLINRLAAGGFRDITRIASSNPRMWRDILLQNREVLISLLSDWQDEMGRVKELLVTNDRESIFEFFDSAKKFRDGLTVSDKGAIPSFYDLFVDVPDYPGVISEITGYLAVEDISITNIRIIETREDIYGVLVISFQTPDDRARAKECIGKNTDYEMSVAE; encoded by the coding sequence ATGGAAGGCCGCGTATTGATCATTGGGCTTGGTTTGATTGGCGGCTCTCTGGCAATGTGTATCAAGGAAGAGCATCCGAAGGCAGAACTGATCGGCTTTGATGCTGACGTAAATCAAATGGACATCGCCATGATGCTCGGAGTCATTGACCGGGCAGCAGGGAGTATTGAAAGAGAAGCAACGATGGCGGACTTAATCATTATAGCGACCCCGGTGCAGACTACTGGAAGTATTATTGAATGTTTGGCTGGATTGCAGCTGAAAAAAGAAGTCATCGTAACCGACACAGGCAGTACGAAAGCTTACATTTCGAAGAAGGCAACTTGCCTGAGTGAAAAAGGAATAAACTTCATCGGCGGCCATCCCATGGCTGGTTCTCACAAAAGCGGAGTAGCCGCAGCCAAGAAAATCCTCTTTGAAAATGCATTCTATCTTCTTACACCTGAAACTGTGGTCAGTAGAGAGACGGTAGATCGATTGAAGAAATGGCTCTCCGGCACACGGGCCAAGTTTCTCGATGTATCACCTGAAGAGCATGATTTTCTAACAGGGGTGGTCAGCCATTTCCCGCATATCATAGCTGCCTCCCTCGTCCATCAGGCGTCAAGGGCTGATGAGGGGAATCCGCTCATCAATCGTTTGGCTGCCGGCGGGTTCAGGGATATAACACGGATCGCTTCAAGCAATCCGCGGATGTGGAGAGACATTCTACTCCAGAACCGGGAAGTCCTTATATCTTTATTGTCTGACTGGCAGGATGAAATGGGACGGGTAAAAGAATTATTGGTTACCAATGATCGAGAGAGCATCTTTGAATTCTTTGATTCAGCCAAAAAGTTCCGGGATGGCCTGACTGTGAGTGATAAAGGTGCAATTCCCAGCTTTTATGATTTGTTTGTAGATGTCCCTGACTATCCAGGTGTAATTTCTGAAATCACTGGATATCTAGCAGTTGAAGACATCAGTATAACGAATATAAGAATCATTGAAACTCGTGAAGATATCTACGGGGTACTGGTGATCAGTTTCCAGACGCCCGACGACCGTGCCAGAGCAAAAGAATGTATTGGAAAAAACACAGACTATGAAATGTCTGTTGCAGAGTAG
- a CDS encoding ReoY family proteolytic degradation factor has product MTTPVSVNEKKDFIRWFLNHYQLKRRECVWILNYLMSHDQLMEKVHFVDNAQYCPRGLVMSTHCVDEVPFRFFKENVMTTDAEKSFHDIRLNREEEIYIQLNFHASNKAHQFAAVLEENPYVPGQLQISESDKMVAERFLEESIQKFQKDKLLTMIDEALDSQDQKAFEQLTEQLKRLGTVNSL; this is encoded by the coding sequence ATGACAACCCCTGTATCTGTCAACGAGAAAAAGGATTTTATTCGCTGGTTTTTGAACCATTATCAGCTTAAAAGGCGGGAATGCGTTTGGATCCTTAACTACTTGATGAGCCATGACCAGCTGATGGAAAAGGTGCACTTTGTGGATAATGCACAGTATTGTCCAAGGGGATTAGTGATGTCGACCCATTGCGTCGATGAAGTGCCATTCAGGTTCTTCAAAGAAAACGTGATGACGACGGATGCAGAAAAGTCGTTCCACGACATTCGTCTGAACAGAGAAGAAGAAATTTACATCCAATTGAATTTCCACGCTTCAAACAAAGCCCACCAGTTTGCGGCCGTACTGGAAGAAAACCCATACGTTCCAGGCCAGCTCCAAATCAGCGAAAGTGACAAGATGGTAGCAGAAAGATTCCTTGAAGAAAGTATCCAAAAGTTCCAAAAAGACAAACTGCTCACCATGATCGATGAAGCACTGGACAGCCAGGACCAGAAAGCTTTTGAACAACTTACAGAACAATTAAAAAGATTGGGCACAGTCAATTCGTTATAG
- a CDS encoding c-type cytochrome translates to MHRGKGMKFVGDSRVPAERKPNIPKDYSEYPGKTEAFWPNFLLKEWMVGAVFLIGYLSLTIAHPSPLERIADPTDTAYIPLPDWYFLFLYQLLKYSYASGPYTVIGALVIPGLAFGALMLAPFIDRGPERRPSKRPLATGFMLLSIASIFYLTWESVAHHDWEAAKKQGQIVDVEIDKNSDGYKIAQAQTCTSCHGGELAGGAAAPSLLDTKMSAEEIADVAKNGKGSMPAVFKGTDEELQTLAEFIDGLSE, encoded by the coding sequence ATGCATCGTGGTAAAGGTATGAAGTTCGTAGGAGACTCTCGTGTCCCTGCAGAACGTAAGCCTAATATTCCGAAAGATTACTCGGAATACCCTGGCAAAACGGAAGCGTTTTGGCCAAACTTCCTATTGAAGGAATGGATGGTTGGTGCTGTCTTCCTCATCGGATACTTGAGCTTGACTATTGCTCACCCGTCTCCGCTTGAGAGGATTGCCGATCCTACTGACACAGCGTATATTCCATTGCCAGACTGGTATTTCTTATTCTTATATCAATTGCTTAAATATTCCTATGCTTCCGGTCCGTACACAGTAATCGGGGCATTGGTTATCCCGGGTCTTGCGTTTGGAGCGCTTATGCTGGCTCCATTTATTGACCGCGGCCCAGAACGCCGTCCATCAAAGCGTCCGCTTGCAACCGGATTTATGTTGTTGTCGATCGCTTCAATCTTCTACCTTACTTGGGAATCTGTTGCCCACCATGACTGGGAAGCAGCCAAGAAACAGGGACAGATTGTGGATGTCGAAATCGACAAAAACTCTGATGGATATAAAATTGCTCAAGCGCAAACTTGTACTTCATGCCATGGCGGTGAACTTGCCGGTGGGGCTGCAGCGCCAAGTTTGCTGGATACAAAAATGAGTGCAGAAGAAATCGCTGACGTTGCCAAGAACGGTAAGGGAAGCATGCCTGCAGTCTTCAAAGGAACGGACGAAGAACTTCAGACACTTGCTGAATTCATCGATGGCCTTAGCGAGTAA